In one window of Meiothermus sp. DNA:
- the rpsD gene encoding 30S ribosomal protein S4 codes for MGRYRGPIVKVARHLGVNVAETEKVQKYLDRRPYAPGQHGQKRRGRPSDFAVRLREKQKLRFIYDVSETQFRNLFEEASRKKGVTGTVFLQLLESRLDNVVFRMGIASTRRQARQFVRHGHILVNGKRVTVPGYRLRQGDELKVSERAKKMDFIVQNVERFKNRKAFPWLEFNADTMTGRFLRLPEREMLSLPVNEQLVIEFYSR; via the coding sequence ATGGGTCGTTATAGAGGGCCAATCGTAAAAGTGGCACGTCACCTTGGGGTGAACGTGGCCGAGACCGAAAAAGTTCAAAAGTACCTGGATCGCCGCCCCTATGCGCCGGGCCAGCACGGCCAGAAGCGCAGAGGACGCCCCTCCGATTTTGCAGTGCGTCTGCGCGAGAAGCAAAAACTGCGCTTCATCTACGATGTGTCGGAAACGCAGTTCCGCAACCTCTTCGAAGAGGCCAGCCGCAAGAAGGGCGTGACCGGTACGGTTTTCTTGCAATTGCTCGAGAGCCGTCTGGATAATGTGGTGTTCCGCATGGGTATTGCCTCTACCCGCCGTCAGGCTCGTCAGTTTGTGCGCCATGGCCACATTCTGGTCAATGGCAAGCGGGTGACGGTTCCTGGTTATCGCCTGCGCCAGGGCGATGAACTCAAGGTATCGGAAAGAGCAAAGAAGATGGATTTCATCGTGCAGAACGTCGAACGCTTCAAAAACCGCAAGGCCTTCCCCTGGTTGGAGTTTAACGCCGACACCATGACCGGACGCTTTTTGCGCTTGCCTGAGCGGGAAATGTTGTCATTGCCGGTGAACGAACAATTGGTGATCGAGTTCTACTCCCGATAG
- a CDS encoding menaquinone biosynthesis family protein has protein sequence MNTMQLGYSFCPNDTFIFYALVHGKVATPFPITEHLEDVETLNRWALQGQLPLTKISYAAYGRLRKQYVALRAGGALGRGVGPLLVARYPLGELQDKKIAIPGQNTTAFLLLSLHSQGFVPVEMRYDKIMPSVARGEVDAGLIIHESRFTYHLHGLQKVLDLGEWWEGLTGLPLPLGAILARRDLGTETLRAIDRAVRQSLEYAYAHPEETVAYIKQHAQELQDEVIWAHIHTYVNEFSLDVGLEGEAAVAELFRQGEAAGLLPTSSLPLFV, from the coding sequence ATGAATACTATGCAACTTGGCTATTCCTTTTGCCCCAACGACACCTTTATTTTTTACGCCCTGGTCCACGGCAAGGTGGCCACCCCCTTCCCCATTACCGAGCACCTGGAAGACGTGGAGACCCTCAACCGCTGGGCCTTGCAGGGCCAGCTTCCCCTAACCAAAATCAGCTATGCGGCCTACGGACGCCTGCGCAAGCAGTACGTGGCGCTGCGGGCCGGAGGCGCGCTAGGGCGGGGGGTGGGGCCGCTCTTGGTAGCCAGGTATCCGCTGGGCGAGCTACAGGACAAAAAAATTGCAATTCCGGGCCAGAACACCACTGCGTTTCTGCTGCTGTCCTTGCATAGCCAGGGCTTCGTGCCGGTGGAGATGCGCTACGACAAAATTATGCCATCAGTGGCGAGGGGCGAGGTGGACGCCGGGCTCATCATCCACGAGTCGCGCTTCACCTATCACCTGCACGGCCTGCAAAAAGTGCTGGACCTGGGCGAGTGGTGGGAAGGGCTGACCGGCCTGCCCCTGCCCCTGGGGGCCATTCTGGCCCGGCGCGACCTGGGTACCGAGACCCTTCGGGCCATAGATCGGGCGGTGCGGCAGAGCCTGGAGTACGCCTACGCTCACCCAGAAGAGACCGTGGCCTACATCAAGCAGCACGCCCAGGAGCTACAAGACGAAGTGATCTGGGCCCATATCCACACCTACGTTAACGAGTTCTCGCTAGACGTGGGGCTCGAGGGTGAGGCCGCCGTGGCCGAACTCTTCCGGCAGGGCGAAGCCGCCGGGCTGCTGCCAACCTCGAGCCTTCCTCTTTTTGTCTGA
- a CDS encoding bL17 family ribosomal protein — translation MRHQKAGRKLNRNSSHRVALFRNLAKSLLLSEEGRITTTIPKAKELAGYVDNLISAAKKAPTLTVPDNVRFTKRKDKNGKELPLQEGERMATPEELAAYARRNHLRRQVLRDLHDPKLVKKLFEEIAPKYADRPGGYTRVLKLAERRRGDGTQLALVELVK, via the coding sequence ATGCGTCACCAGAAAGCTGGAAGAAAACTTAACAGGAACTCCTCGCATCGCGTGGCTCTGTTCCGCAACCTCGCTAAAAGCCTATTGCTTTCGGAGGAGGGTAGAATCACCACCACCATCCCCAAGGCCAAAGAACTGGCGGGCTATGTGGATAACCTGATTTCCGCTGCCAAGAAAGCCCCCACCCTAACCGTGCCCGACAATGTGCGCTTTACCAAGCGCAAGGATAAGAACGGCAAGGAACTGCCCCTGCAGGAAGGCGAGCGCATGGCCACACCCGAAGAGCTGGCCGCCTATGCCCGGCGTAACCACCTGCGCCGCCAGGTCTTGCGCGACCTGCACGACCCCAAGCTGGTCAAGAAGCTATTCGAAGAAATAGCCCCCAAATACGCCGACCGTCCAGGCGGCTATACCCGCGTCCTCAAACTGGCTGAGCGCCGCCGGGGCGATGGTACACAACTGGCCCTGGTGGAGCTGGTAAAGTAA
- the rpsK gene encoding 30S ribosomal protein S11: protein MAEKKAATSRKKKVKRQVSMGKAFIHASYNNTIVTITDTNGHPITWSSGGVIGYKGSRKGTPYAAQLAAMDAAKKAQGFGMSSVEVVVRGTGAGREQAIRALQASGLQVRSIVDDTPLPHNGCRPRKKFRKTI, encoded by the coding sequence ATGGCTGAGAAAAAAGCTGCCACCAGTCGTAAGAAAAAAGTTAAGCGTCAGGTTAGCATGGGAAAGGCGTTTATTCACGCCTCCTACAACAACACCATCGTGACCATTACCGATACCAACGGTCACCCGATCACCTGGTCGTCGGGTGGGGTGATCGGCTACAAAGGCAGCCGCAAGGGTACGCCCTACGCCGCGCAGTTGGCGGCAATGGACGCGGCCAAGAAAGCCCAAGGCTTTGGGATGAGCAGCGTGGAAGTGGTGGTACGGGGCACGGGGGCGGGCCGCGAGCAAGCCATCCGGGCTTTGCAGGCCAGTGGGCTCCAGGTGCGCTCGATTGTGGACGATACCCCCTTGCCGCACAACGGCTGCCGTCCCCGCAAGAAGTTCCGCAAGACGATTTGA
- a CDS encoding Crp/Fnr family transcriptional regulator: MIPDFIAALPTEARAEAERVFRSFSARRGSYVCYPEDEAKTLYFVQDGWVRLFQLGPQEEEITLTVVGAGDIFGEGALLPSERYGVFAEPLVDSELLSASREDLLRLTSRFPEAQAAFVLLLSRRLRKAEERLRDLRFKEVLPRLAKALLSAMRKGEEGLEVTLSHQDLAHLAGSTRETITKVLGELAMDDAIELGYRRILILKPDALKRASA, encoded by the coding sequence ATGATCCCGGACTTCATTGCCGCTTTGCCCACCGAAGCCAGGGCCGAAGCTGAACGGGTATTTCGTAGCTTTTCGGCCCGGCGGGGCAGCTACGTGTGCTACCCCGAAGACGAGGCCAAAACCCTATATTTCGTCCAGGATGGCTGGGTTCGCCTGTTTCAGCTTGGGCCCCAGGAAGAAGAAATTACCCTAACGGTGGTGGGGGCTGGCGACATATTTGGCGAGGGGGCCCTGCTGCCCAGCGAGCGCTATGGGGTCTTTGCCGAGCCGCTCGTGGACTCTGAGTTGCTCTCGGCCTCGAGGGAAGACCTGCTGCGCCTTACAAGCCGTTTCCCCGAAGCCCAGGCAGCCTTTGTGCTGCTGCTTTCGCGCAGACTGCGCAAGGCCGAGGAGCGCCTGCGGGACTTGCGCTTCAAGGAGGTGTTGCCCCGGCTGGCCAAAGCTCTGCTCTCGGCCATGCGCAAGGGCGAGGAGGGCCTGGAAGTAACCCTTTCGCACCAGGACCTGGCCCACCTGGCTGGTTCGACCCGCGAAACCATTACCAAGGTGCTGGGCGAGCTGGCCATGGACGACGCTATCGAGCTGGGCTACCGCCGTATTCTGATTCTTAAGCCCGATGCGCTCAAGCGGGCCTCTGCATGA
- a CDS encoding S41 family peptidase, with amino-acid sequence MRKLFATLALVLGSLSLASPAQDLFDQASFYVEFYYNGPATLNLKELTARYQSELDRTCAPQKDTCSYDQAVPIIQRMVGELNDNHTYYLSPEALRGTRESRQGNAPSRTLRIGVTHLPIPGSRDRLVVDVVEGGPADEAGLAYGDRIIAVNGRPLNELPDDNQAAQFLVQSVQTGRPVVLTILRGPERQRLEITLTGREINLARFPSLKMRPDGVAVLKIPDFDAQGQVGRRVHELVREAQQKNARALILELRGNSGGLLNEMIYSAAAFLDEPFVALVDRYQTERTEFRIRDGRFIVTRNGQSENANLPNLARWRGPLVVLIDENTASGGEYLASAIQKARRAPLVGVATLGIGNTTTRPLNLINGGALSISYNRAFFADGSPYPAKATPDFVVENSLEQLANNGRDLPLEKALEALGIKANR; translated from the coding sequence ATGCGAAAACTGTTTGCAACCCTGGCCCTGGTGCTTGGCTCGCTCTCGCTGGCCTCGCCCGCCCAAGACCTCTTCGATCAAGCTAGCTTTTACGTGGAGTTCTATTACAACGGCCCAGCTACCCTTAACCTTAAGGAGCTTACCGCTCGCTACCAGAGCGAGCTCGACCGCACCTGTGCACCCCAAAAAGACACCTGCTCCTACGACCAAGCAGTACCCATCATCCAGCGCATGGTCGGCGAATTGAACGACAACCACACCTACTATCTGAGCCCCGAAGCCCTGCGCGGCACCCGTGAGAGTCGCCAGGGCAACGCACCCTCCCGCACCCTGCGCATCGGCGTGACCCACCTACCCATTCCGGGTTCACGTGACCGCCTGGTAGTGGATGTGGTGGAGGGTGGCCCTGCCGACGAAGCCGGACTGGCCTACGGCGACCGCATCATCGCGGTCAACGGCCGCCCGCTAAACGAGCTACCCGACGATAATCAGGCGGCTCAGTTTCTAGTGCAATCAGTCCAGACGGGCCGCCCGGTGGTGCTTACTATCCTGCGTGGGCCAGAGCGCCAGCGCCTCGAGATCACCCTGACGGGCCGTGAGATCAACCTGGCCCGTTTCCCTTCGCTTAAAATGCGGCCCGACGGGGTGGCTGTGCTCAAAATCCCCGACTTCGATGCCCAAGGCCAGGTGGGCCGCCGCGTACACGAGCTGGTGCGCGAGGCCCAGCAGAAAAACGCCAGGGCGCTCATTCTGGAATTGCGCGGCAACAGTGGGGGCCTGCTTAACGAGATGATCTACTCGGCGGCAGCCTTCCTGGACGAGCCCTTCGTGGCCCTGGTAGACCGCTACCAGACCGAGCGCACCGAGTTCCGCATCCGCGATGGGCGCTTTATCGTGACCCGCAACGGCCAGAGCGAAAATGCCAACCTGCCCAACCTGGCCCGATGGCGCGGCCCCCTGGTGGTACTCATAGACGAAAACACCGCCTCGGGCGGGGAGTACCTGGCCTCCGCCATCCAGAAAGCCAGGCGGGCACCCCTCGTGGGGGTCGCTACTCTGGGCATCGGGAACACGACCACCCGCCCCCTCAACCTGATTAATGGAGGCGCCCTGAGCATCTCCTACAACCGAGCTTTCTTTGCCGATGGCTCCCCCTACCCCGCCAAGGCCACCCCGGATTTTGTGGTGGAGAATTCCCTCGAGCAACTTGCCAACAACGGGCGCGACCTGCCGCTCGAGAAGGCCCTGGAAGCCCTGGGCATCAAAGCCAACCGATAA
- a CDS encoding S41 family peptidase gives MTLRHALLSSVLIIGMVSPALASPAQDLFDQATFLIGFYYNGPAKVPPFRELRRQYQPELDRLCAPERDRCGFDKARQVITRIVQDIADPFTVLITREQLIDDQRYGAGLGPAAPRIGVWVRETPRGLVVSEAFPGEPAFEAGLRRGDLITQIGGQPATLARLSAAETARNAFSLSYSRQGNARTVNLTPRVAEATMRPRLEINNGIAYLRIYHLYSSDEYSTAQRIHDAARQAEQAGVRGMVIDLRDALTGYDSEALLGAAAFTGKGGFIYDRRFQGQDETHTVENGKLFVQTEGGDKEEQSAVERPYLARIPLVVLVNRNTINSAEMLAYFLQVAGRAKVLGEPTAGALGMSGSAEGPLLNGEFIAVSSLRMRNLDGSPFPLKVTPDVAVVDDLDALVAGRDVVLERALEMLR, from the coding sequence ATGACCCTGCGCCATGCGTTGCTCAGCAGTGTGCTGATAATCGGGATGGTCAGTCCGGCACTGGCTTCCCCCGCCCAAGATCTGTTCGACCAGGCCACCTTTCTTATTGGCTTTTACTACAACGGCCCGGCCAAAGTTCCCCCCTTCAGAGAACTCCGGCGGCAGTATCAGCCAGAGCTTGACCGGCTCTGCGCCCCCGAGCGTGACCGATGCGGCTTCGACAAGGCCAGGCAGGTCATCACCCGCATCGTGCAAGACATTGCCGACCCCTTTACGGTGCTGATCACCCGCGAGCAGCTCATCGACGACCAGCGCTATGGGGCCGGTTTGGGGCCTGCAGCCCCCAGAATTGGGGTCTGGGTGCGCGAGACTCCCAGGGGGCTGGTGGTGAGCGAGGCCTTCCCCGGCGAACCCGCCTTCGAGGCGGGGTTGCGGCGTGGCGACCTAATTACCCAGATCGGCGGGCAACCCGCCACCCTGGCGCGGCTGAGCGCTGCCGAAACCGCCCGCAATGCCTTTAGCCTGAGCTACAGCCGCCAGGGCAATGCTCGCACTGTAAACCTCACCCCCCGGGTGGCCGAGGCCACTATGCGGCCCCGCCTCGAGATCAACAACGGCATCGCCTACCTGCGGATTTACCACCTCTATAGCTCCGACGAATACTCCACCGCTCAGCGCATCCACGATGCCGCTCGCCAGGCCGAACAGGCCGGGGTACGGGGCATGGTAATTGACCTGCGCGACGCCCTCACCGGTTACGACTCCGAAGCCCTGCTGGGGGCCGCTGCCTTCACGGGCAAGGGGGGTTTTATCTACGACCGGCGCTTCCAGGGGCAGGACGAAACCCACACCGTCGAAAACGGCAAGCTGTTTGTACAGACCGAAGGGGGCGACAAAGAAGAACAAAGCGCGGTAGAACGGCCTTACCTGGCTCGTATTCCATTGGTGGTGCTGGTCAACCGCAACACCATCAACTCCGCCGAGATGCTGGCTTACTTCTTGCAGGTTGCAGGCCGGGCTAAGGTGCTGGGCGAGCCCACCGCAGGTGCCCTGGGCATGTCGGGCAGCGCCGAGGGCCCTTTGCTCAATGGCGAGTTTATTGCGGTCTCTTCGCTCAGAATGCGCAACCTGGATGGTTCGCCTTTCCCCCTCAAGGTAACCCCAGATGTAGCGGTAGTAGACGACCTGGATGCCCTCGTTGCAGGGCGTGATGTGGTGCTGGAACGCGCCCTGGAAATGCTGCGGTAG
- a CDS encoding DNA-directed RNA polymerase subunit alpha — protein METTKTKAPVFNARIDGNYGEFVLEPLERGFGVTLGNPLRRILLSSIPGTAVTSVYIEDVLHEFSTIPGVKEDAIQLILNLKELVVRFANPGSGPKTLTLRASGPKVVYARDLECPPDAEIVNPDQYIATLEDKGKLVMEVRVDEGTGYVPAEKHGIKDRISSIPVDALYSPVRRVAYQVEDTRLGQRTDLDKLTLRIWTNGSVSPMDVLQQSVAILREQLGFFDQSPVVRVEHKPTPVAAPVTPVATSTSTAAPVTAPVSKGVGLTLDDLGLTTRVLHNLKEEGIESVESLLALSERELKKVPGIGDRSLQEIKDCLAQHGLVMKD, from the coding sequence TTGGAAACCACCAAGACCAAAGCCCCCGTCTTCAACGCCCGCATTGACGGAAACTACGGCGAGTTTGTGCTCGAGCCCCTCGAGCGGGGTTTCGGCGTAACCCTGGGCAACCCCCTGCGCCGAATTTTGCTTTCCTCGATTCCCGGTACGGCTGTTACCAGTGTCTACATCGAGGACGTGCTGCACGAGTTTTCCACCATTCCAGGGGTCAAGGAAGACGCCATCCAGCTCATCCTTAACCTCAAAGAGCTGGTGGTGCGCTTTGCCAACCCCGGCAGCGGCCCCAAAACCCTGACCCTCCGGGCGAGTGGCCCCAAGGTGGTCTATGCCCGCGACCTCGAGTGCCCCCCCGATGCCGAAATCGTTAACCCCGATCAGTACATTGCTACCCTGGAGGATAAGGGCAAGCTGGTGATGGAAGTGCGGGTAGATGAAGGAACCGGATACGTGCCGGCGGAAAAACACGGCATCAAAGACCGTATCTCCTCCATCCCGGTGGATGCCCTCTACTCCCCCGTGCGCCGCGTGGCCTACCAGGTCGAGGATACCCGTCTGGGTCAGCGTACCGATCTGGACAAGCTGACCTTGCGCATCTGGACCAATGGTTCGGTCTCGCCCATGGATGTGCTGCAACAATCGGTAGCCATCCTGCGCGAACAACTGGGTTTCTTCGACCAGTCGCCGGTGGTGCGGGTCGAGCACAAGCCCACGCCGGTAGCCGCCCCTGTCACCCCCGTAGCCACCTCTACCTCTACGGCAGCCCCCGTAACCGCCCCTGTTTCCAAGGGGGTAGGGCTGACCCTGGACGACCTGGGTCTGACCACCCGCGTCCTGCATAACCTCAAGGAAGAGGGCATCGAGAGTGTGGAAAGCCTCCTGGCCCTTTCGGAACGCGAACTTAAGAAGGTGCCGGGCATCGGCGATCGCAGCCTGCAGGAGATCAAGGACTGCCTGGCCCAGCACGGGCTGGTAATGAAAGACTAG
- the bshC gene encoding bacillithiol biosynthesis cysteine-adding enzyme BshC — MPDALCQFLPYSLEHLPAVLRTPREVSREALSAGLVAYLKRLGAPPASLEAAHRLAHPRSRAMVSGQQAGLLTGPAYTFYKAQAALKLAQEYSSEEQPVVAVFWVASQDHDTDEIRSVELLDFEERVHRLELPLPPAHPAGRIAFEPYFAQVCSLLRPFDGYPDVRERICRAMRGNWSYSEAFARLMLEFLGPYGLVLFDPMAKELAPLFVPALEREITDPLASSQAINRTAQAMKKAGLEPVLGRGEAATNLFLEGPDGIRRLLRFRDGHFEDGERSYSPADLRALLAQDPTRLTPAAGLRPVLQDAVLPTAGFVVGPGELKYVAELGGVYALHGLEPPAVIRRMGVAVLEPPIERILQKYGLEAWAFQADPEGTFKAALAQQDARVQAIQAHLRRIAAEFEQVQTLLTDPTLSRPRHRAQVRVQHELERLERKILDNALHQENTLGAQFARLQRHLAPAGPQERAYPFLMYLLKHGERVLDKLLELPATGNHTLSLS, encoded by the coding sequence ATGCCCGATGCCCTGTGCCAGTTTTTACCTTATAGCCTCGAGCACCTGCCCGCCGTGCTGCGTACACCCAGAGAGGTTTCACGGGAGGCCTTGAGCGCCGGGCTGGTGGCTTACCTGAAGCGCCTGGGTGCACCTCCGGCCAGCCTCGAGGCTGCCCATCGCCTGGCCCACCCCAGGAGCCGGGCCATGGTCAGCGGTCAGCAAGCCGGGCTACTGACCGGGCCCGCCTACACCTTCTACAAGGCCCAGGCTGCGCTCAAGCTGGCCCAGGAATACAGCTCCGAGGAGCAACCGGTCGTAGCGGTCTTTTGGGTAGCCTCACAAGACCACGACACCGACGAAATTCGCAGTGTGGAACTGCTAGACTTCGAGGAGCGGGTTCACCGCCTGGAGCTACCACTCCCCCCCGCACACCCCGCCGGGCGCATTGCTTTCGAACCCTACTTTGCCCAGGTTTGCAGCCTGCTGCGGCCTTTTGACGGCTATCCCGATGTGCGCGAGCGCATCTGCCGGGCCATGCGGGGCAACTGGAGCTATAGCGAGGCCTTCGCGCGGCTGATGCTGGAATTTCTGGGGCCGTATGGCCTGGTGCTCTTCGACCCCATGGCAAAGGAGCTGGCCCCTTTGTTTGTACCGGCCCTGGAACGGGAAATTACCGACCCCCTAGCGTCTTCCCAGGCCATCAACCGCACCGCCCAGGCCATGAAGAAAGCGGGCCTCGAGCCCGTGCTGGGCCGGGGCGAAGCCGCCACCAATTTGTTTCTGGAAGGCCCGGACGGCATCCGCCGCCTGCTGCGTTTTCGCGACGGACACTTTGAGGATGGCGAGCGCAGCTACTCACCCGCCGATCTGCGGGCTTTGCTGGCCCAAGACCCCACCCGCCTGACCCCGGCAGCAGGCCTGCGGCCGGTGCTCCAGGACGCCGTGCTCCCCACCGCTGGCTTTGTGGTGGGGCCAGGGGAGCTCAAATATGTAGCCGAGCTGGGTGGGGTTTATGCGCTGCACGGGCTGGAACCCCCCGCTGTTATCCGCCGGATGGGGGTGGCTGTTCTCGAGCCCCCCATCGAGCGTATCCTGCAGAAGTATGGCCTCGAGGCCTGGGCTTTCCAGGCCGACCCCGAAGGCACCTTCAAGGCCGCCCTGGCCCAACAAGACGCGCGGGTACAGGCCATCCAGGCCCATTTGCGGCGCATTGCCGCCGAGTTCGAGCAGGTACAAACCCTCCTCACCGACCCCACCCTCAGCCGCCCTCGCCACCGCGCCCAGGTGCGCGTTCAGCACGAGCTCGAGCGACTAGAGCGCAAAATACTGGACAACGCCCTGCACCAGGAGAACACCCTGGGGGCTCAGTTTGCCCGGCTGCAGCGCCACCTGGCCCCCGCAGGCCCCCAGGAGCGGGCTTATCCTTTCCTGATGTACCTGCTCAAACATGGGGAGCGGGTACTGGATAAGCTCCTGGAACTACCCGCAACGGGCAACCATACGCTCAGTCTGAGTTAG
- the rpmJ gene encoding 50S ribosomal protein L36, whose amino-acid sequence MKVRTSVKKMCDKCKVIKRHGRVYVICEDPTHKQRQG is encoded by the coding sequence ATGAAAGTGCGTACCTCAGTGAAGAAAATGTGCGATAAATGCAAGGTCATTAAGCGCCACGGTCGCGTGTACGTGATCTGCGAAGACCCGACCCACAAGCAGCGTCAAGGCTGA
- the rpsM gene encoding 30S ribosomal protein S13, which translates to MARISGVEIPRNKRVDIALTYVYGVGPARAKEALAATNVNPATRVKDLTEAEVARLREFVENTYKLEGELRAEVASNIKRLMDIGCYRGLRHRRGLPVRGQRTRTNARTRKGPRKTVAGKKKAPRK; encoded by the coding sequence ATGGCTCGTATTTCTGGTGTGGAAATCCCCCGCAACAAGCGTGTGGACATTGCCCTGACCTACGTGTATGGAGTGGGCCCGGCCCGTGCGAAAGAGGCACTTGCTGCTACCAACGTCAACCCGGCCACCCGGGTCAAAGACCTGACCGAGGCCGAGGTAGCCAGGCTGCGCGAGTTTGTGGAGAACACCTACAAACTCGAGGGTGAGCTGCGCGCCGAGGTTGCAAGCAATATCAAGCGCCTGATGGATATCGGTTGCTACCGGGGATTGCGTCACCGCCGTGGATTGCCTGTGCGGGGACAGCGTACCCGTACCAACGCCCGCACCCGCAAAGGTCCCCGCAAGACCGTGGCCGGTAAGAAAAAGGCACCCCGCAAATAA
- the infA gene encoding translation initiation factor IF-1 gives MAKEKDTIRAEGVITEALPNTTFRVQLDNGPEILCYISGKMRMNYIRILPGDRVVVEITPYDPSRGRIVYRR, from the coding sequence TTGGCCAAAGAAAAAGACACAATTCGAGCCGAAGGGGTTATCACCGAAGCGTTGCCCAACACCACCTTCCGGGTTCAACTCGACAACGGCCCCGAGATCCTCTGCTACATTTCGGGCAAGATGCGCATGAACTACATCCGCATTCTGCCCGGAGACCGGGTGGTGGTCGAGATTACCCCCTACGATCCCAGTCGGGGCAGGATTGTTTACAGAAGGTAA
- a CDS encoding SpoIID/LytB domain-containing protein, which translates to MRRIWMLLFLLLGAAHAQQDLLLRVLLTEAPAGSIQLGPHQRNSAFGSQDFGAGTLRVAAGAGEVLIDGQSAGPWVEFVTTDGFALGERSYRGNLLAVWQAGRVLFINRVWLEDYLMGVVPSEVPASFPDAVLQAQAILARTFALYRLNPQGLYDLCATERCQVYLGRSVETPRHTSAIYATRSLIVSFNQKPITAVYHSDSGGYTAASAEVWGSSVPYLVSRPDPFAQSPSSTWSRTLSPAAIARSLASQGIQVGAVQTIAPLLVSESGRPLRLRVVGSSRSVELDGPQSTRLLRGLGLPSTRVRIDGWQVFGQGNGHGVGMSQWGARGLALQGWDFRQILGYYYPGTFLSSFEVVAGLQDKLFRAGYATSLAHTGLGIHTPATPAPALVTPLFYTTFGPGWL; encoded by the coding sequence ATGCGGCGCATCTGGATGCTGCTATTTTTGCTCTTGGGCGCTGCTCACGCTCAGCAGGACTTGCTGCTGCGGGTCTTGCTCACCGAAGCTCCGGCGGGCAGCATTCAACTGGGGCCGCACCAGCGCAACAGCGCTTTCGGTAGCCAGGATTTTGGCGCTGGTACGTTGCGTGTCGCGGCTGGGGCAGGCGAGGTACTCATAGACGGCCAAAGTGCCGGACCATGGGTAGAGTTCGTAACTACCGATGGTTTCGCCCTGGGAGAACGCAGCTACCGCGGCAACCTGCTGGCGGTGTGGCAGGCCGGGCGGGTACTCTTCATTAACCGGGTCTGGCTCGAGGACTACCTGATGGGGGTTGTTCCCAGCGAGGTTCCGGCCTCTTTTCCGGACGCAGTGCTGCAGGCACAGGCCATTCTGGCCCGCACTTTTGCACTCTATCGACTAAATCCTCAGGGCCTCTACGATCTCTGCGCTACCGAACGCTGCCAGGTGTACCTGGGACGCTCGGTGGAAACCCCCCGCCACACCAGTGCGATCTACGCCACCCGCAGCCTGATTGTCAGCTTCAACCAAAAACCCATCACCGCCGTCTACCATTCTGACTCGGGCGGCTACACCGCTGCCTCGGCGGAAGTGTGGGGCAGCAGTGTGCCCTACCTGGTCTCGCGCCCCGACCCTTTTGCACAGAGTCCAAGTAGCACCTGGAGCCGCACCCTCTCACCCGCAGCCATCGCCCGCAGTCTGGCCAGCCAGGGTATCCAGGTAGGCGCTGTGCAAACCATCGCCCCCCTACTCGTCAGCGAAAGTGGCCGCCCTTTACGCCTTCGTGTTGTGGGCAGCAGCCGCAGCGTGGAGCTCGATGGCCCCCAGTCCACCCGCCTGTTGCGGGGCCTGGGGTTGCCCTCCACCCGGGTGCGCATCGATGGCTGGCAAGTATTCGGCCAGGGCAACGGTCATGGGGTAGGCATGAGCCAGTGGGGTGCGCGTGGGCTGGCCCTCCAGGGCTGGGATTTTCGGCAGATTCTCGGCTATTACTATCCCGGCACCTTCCTCAGCAGCTTCGAGGTAGTAGCTGGTTTGCAGGACAAACTCTTCCGGGCCGGATATGCCACATCCTTGGCTCACACCGGTTTGGGCATACATACCCCTGCAACACCAGCGCCAGCTCTGGTAACCCCGCTCTTCTATACAACTTTTGGGCCAGGTTGGCTTTAG